GCCCGGTCATCTTGTCCATAAGCACCTATCATACTGCGATCTAACCCTAAATCCCTAGCTTTGCCCGCTGGAACTATTTCAATTTCAGAGCTAATTAAATCCTCTTCAAGTAAATCATACTCTCGGTGCAACTGATCTAGAAGTGCTAATTTTACTTTTTCCTTTACCTCTTCATCACTATAGGGAATACTGCCTACAAGTAGGTTTAAGCTCTCTCCAGTAACCCCTTCCGTCATGGTTTTTTTCATTTGTTCTTTAGCTAAATGTGGCAAAAGATCTGTTATGGTGAAAATTGGGTCAGAATCCTTTTCACCAATTGCTATTTTAATTTTCTTCCCTTGAGAATTAACAATTACTCCATGAATCGCCAAAGGGATTGTTAACCATTGATATTTTTTAATTCCCCCATAGTAATGGGTTTTTAAGAGTCCTAAACCTTCACTTTCATAAAGGGGATTGGGTTTTAGGTCCAAACGTGGAGCATCTAAATGTGCCCCAACTAAATGGACACCTTCAGCAAGGGGTGTAGCACCCATAATCCCTAAGACTACCATTTTGCCGCGGTTAACACTGTAAAATTTTTGTCCCGGAGCGATTTGACCTTGGGCTATATATTCTTCCAAAGCCCTAAATCCAGCTTTTTGGGCTTGTTCAACTATGTATTCTACCCCTTCCCTTTCTGTCTTGGCACGGTCTAAAAAAGTTTT
The Bacillota bacterium LX-D genome window above contains:
- a CDS encoding aminopeptidase yields the protein MSELSKGQELEKKLIWKEQLVWEKIGEQEKEQIFSLNEKYKTFLDRAKTEREGVEYIVEQAQKAGFRALEEYIAQGQIAPGQKFYSVNRGKMVVLGIMGATPLAEGVHLVGAHLDAPRLDLKPNPLYESEGLGLLKTHYYGGIKKYQWLTIPLAIHGVIVNSQGKKIKIAIGEKDSDPIFTITDLLPHLAKEQMKKTMTEGVTGESLNLLVGSIPYSDEEVKEKVKLALLDQLHREYDLLEEDLISSEIEIVPAGKARDLGLDRSMIGAYGQDDRACAFPSFTAICELEKPQKTALAFFTDKEEIGSMGNTGAKSRFLEYLLARMCLLEKKNTLALEVLNNSQALSADVVAAEDPNYEGVMDKRNAAALGRGVVLTKYTGAGGKYDANDAHAEFVGEIRNLFNEHGVVWQVGELGKVDQGGGGTIAQFLADQGFETLDCGLALLSIHAPLEVASKADIYMAYKAYRTFWEK